The Parus major isolate Abel chromosome 4, Parus_major1.1, whole genome shotgun sequence genome has a window encoding:
- the IRF2 gene encoding interferon regulatory factor 2 isoform X1 — protein sequence MPVERMRMRPWLEEQINSNRIPGLKWLNKEKKIFQIPWMHAARHGWDVEKDAPLFRNWAIHTGKYQSGVDKPDPKTWKANFRCAMNSLPDIEEVKDKSIKKGNNAFRVYRMLPLSERPSKKGKKTKSEKDDKFKQIKQEPVESSFGMNGLNDVTSDYFLSSSIKNEVDSTVNFVVVGQSHLDGSSEEQVIVANPPDVCQVVEVTTESDEQPLSMSQLYPLQISPVSSYAESETTDSVPSDEENAEGRLHWQKKNIEGKQYLSNLGMRNTSHMLPSMATFVANKPDLQVTIKEESCPLPYNSSWPPFPDIPLPQVVSTASTSSSQPDRETRASVIKKTSDITQSRVKSC from the exons gaGAAGAAGATTTTTCAGATTCCCTGGATGCATGCCGCAAGACACGGGTGGGATGTTGAAAAGGATGCTCCCTTATTTAGAAACTGGGCAATTCACACAG GAAAATACCAGTCAGGAGTAGATAAACCCGATCCAAAGACATGGAAGGCAAACTTCCGTTGCGCTATGAACTCCCTGCCTGACATAGAAGAAGTGAAGGACAAAAGtataaagaaaggaaacaatgCCTTCAGGGTGTACCGGATGCTGCCGTTATCTGAAAGACCTTCCAAAAAAG gaaaaaaaacgAAATCTGAGAAGGACGACAAATTCAAACAAATTAAG CAAGAGCCAGTTGAATCATCTTTTGGGATGAATGGGCTAAATGATGTCACTTCTGACTATTTCCTGTCCTCCAGTATAAAAAATGAAGTTGACAGTACAGTGAACTTTGTAG TTGTAGGACAGTCACACCTCGAtggcagcagtgaggagcaggtGATAGTTGCCAACCCTCCTGATGTTTGTCAGGTGGTAGAGGTGACAACAGAAAGCGATGAACAGCCCCTCAGCATGAGCCAGCTGTATCCTCTACAGATCTCCCCTGTCTCATCCTATGCAG AAAGTGAAACAACTGACAGTGTTCCAAGtgatgaagaaaatgcagag GGACGACTTCattggcagaaaaaaaacattgaaggCAAACAGTATCTCAGCAATCTAGGAATGAGGAACACTTCTCATATGCTTCCCAGCATGGCAACTTTTGTAGCCAACAAGCCTGACCTCCAAGTCACCATCAAAGAAGAAAGCTGCCCACTGCCTTACAATAGCTCCTGGCCTCCTTTCCCAGACATCCCTCTGCCACAAGTAGTGTCCACAGCCTCcacaagcagcagccagccagaCCGTGAGACAAGGGCCAGCGTCATCAAGAAAACGTCAGATATCACCCAGTCAAGAGTCAAGAGCTGCTAA
- the IRF2 gene encoding interferon regulatory factor 2 isoform X2: protein MPVERMRMRPWLEEQINSNRIPGLKWLNKEKKIFQIPWMHAARHGWDVEKDAPLFRNWAIHTGKKTKSEKDDKFKQIKQEPVESSFGMNGLNDVTSDYFLSSSIKNEVDSTVNFVVVGQSHLDGSSEEQVIVANPPDVCQVVEVTTESDEQPLSMSQLYPLQISPVSSYAESETTDSVPSDEENAEGRLHWQKKNIEGKQYLSNLGMRNTSHMLPSMATFVANKPDLQVTIKEESCPLPYNSSWPPFPDIPLPQVVSTASTSSSQPDRETRASVIKKTSDITQSRVKSC, encoded by the exons gaGAAGAAGATTTTTCAGATTCCCTGGATGCATGCCGCAAGACACGGGTGGGATGTTGAAAAGGATGCTCCCTTATTTAGAAACTGGGCAATTCACACAG gaaaaaaaacgAAATCTGAGAAGGACGACAAATTCAAACAAATTAAG CAAGAGCCAGTTGAATCATCTTTTGGGATGAATGGGCTAAATGATGTCACTTCTGACTATTTCCTGTCCTCCAGTATAAAAAATGAAGTTGACAGTACAGTGAACTTTGTAG TTGTAGGACAGTCACACCTCGAtggcagcagtgaggagcaggtGATAGTTGCCAACCCTCCTGATGTTTGTCAGGTGGTAGAGGTGACAACAGAAAGCGATGAACAGCCCCTCAGCATGAGCCAGCTGTATCCTCTACAGATCTCCCCTGTCTCATCCTATGCAG AAAGTGAAACAACTGACAGTGTTCCAAGtgatgaagaaaatgcagag GGACGACTTCattggcagaaaaaaaacattgaaggCAAACAGTATCTCAGCAATCTAGGAATGAGGAACACTTCTCATATGCTTCCCAGCATGGCAACTTTTGTAGCCAACAAGCCTGACCTCCAAGTCACCATCAAAGAAGAAAGCTGCCCACTGCCTTACAATAGCTCCTGGCCTCCTTTCCCAGACATCCCTCTGCCACAAGTAGTGTCCACAGCCTCcacaagcagcagccagccagaCCGTGAGACAAGGGCCAGCGTCATCAAGAAAACGTCAGATATCACCCAGTCAAGAGTCAAGAGCTGCTAA